The stretch of DNA CTGTGATTTTCTCACGCGCCTGCTTAGTGAAAGCTGCAGCTTGGACTCGCAAGGGAACATTAATTTCCCCGTTTCCCAAAATTTTTAACGGTCCCTGTACAGCAGTAAGAATACCGGCTTCGCGTAACGAAGCTAGATTGACTTCTGTGTTAGCCGGAAGTGATGCCAGCTTTTCTACATTGATCGTAGTGTACCGCTTACGATTAACGATCGGAAAGCCTTTGAGTTTGGGAATGCGTCGATACAAAGGTTGTTGACCACCTTCAAAGCCTGGTCTGGTACTGCTACCAGAACGAGCTTTTTGCCCGCGCATACCTAGACCAGCACTTGCTCCTTGACCTGCCGAAATACCGCGACCAACACGACGGCGGCGTTTTTTTGAGCCTGCTTGAGGCTTAGGATCAGTTAGTCTCATTGACTTGATACTCGTTTTGAGTTGGACAAAATGGATTAAGCGTAGAGGTTTTCAATTGGAATGCCACGCTCTTCTGCAACTTCGGAAAAAGTCCGAAGAGTTGATAGTGCGTTAACCGCTGCGCGAGCGTTGTTGAGTGGGTTATTCGAACCAAGTTGCTTGGCTAGTACATTGCGCACGCCAGCAAGTTCTAGCACAGTACGTACTGCACCACCTGCAATTACACCTGTTCCAGGGGCTGCTGGGCGCATGATGACTTTTGCACCACCACCACTACCGTTGATAGGGTGGGGAATCGAGTTGGAATTGGTGAGAGGAACATCGATGAGATGCTTTTTACCATCGGCGACACCTTTTTTTACCGCACCAATGACATCTCCCGCTTTACCCACGCCAATACCGACTTGACCGCGCTCGTTACCAACTGCGACAACTGCACGAAAGCTGAGTTTCTTACCACCTTTTACTACCTTGCTGACACGGCGAATTTGAATCACTCGCTCTTGCCAGTTAGTTTCTTTTTCTTTTACACGGTTACTTTTACGACGACCACCAGTTGCCATAGTTTGTATCCTTTTAAAATATTTTTATGCTCTGTTGCTAATTGTTAGCGACTGGCACAATTAAAAATCTAATCCTGCTTCGCGCGCCGCTTCAGCCAGGGCTTTGACGCGACCGTGATACAAGTTTCCTCCGCGGTCAAACACAACTTTAGAGATGCCTTTTGCGAGCGATCGCTGCGCAATTAATTTTCCAACCTCAGTAGAGGCTTCGCAAGTTGCGCCAGATTTCAACGATTGCTTCAAAGTTGGCTCTAGCGACGAAGCCGCAACAAGTGTGTGGTGTTGTGTATCGTCAATCACCTGCGCGTAGATATGTTGGTGCGAACGAAACACAGCTAAACGAGGACGTTCTGGGGAACCGCTGACTTTTCCTCGAATGCGGCGATGTCGAATTTTTTTCGATTCTCTCCGATCTAATTTCATTACTTCTTACCTGCCTTACCAGCTTTACGTCTGACAAATTCACCAGCGTAGCGAATGCCTTTACCTTTATATGGTTCGGGCGGGCGAACATCGCGAATTTTTGCCGCCGTATTGCCTACCAGTTCTTTATCGAAACCGCTAACAATGACGTTCGTATTGTTTTCTACAGCAAGTTGAATTCCTTCCGGTGGTTCGATTTGTACTGGATGGCTGTATCCTACGTTAAGTGTTAGATTGCGACCTTGAACCGCGGCACGATAGCCGACTCCTTGAATTTCTAGCCGACGTTGAAATCCTTGTGAGACACCATCAACCATATTAGCGACCAGCGTGCGCGATAAACCATGCATCTGGCGGGCTATCCGCGAGTCGTCTTTTCTTTTAACTAGCAGCGTATCGCCTTCTTGCTCAATGGTGACTGCAGAAGGCAGTTCGCGCGAAAGTTCGCCTTTTGGTCCTTTAACTGTAACTTGTGACCCGTCAATCGTAACTTGTACTTTGGCGGGGATTGTAATTGGGCGCTTACCGATTCGAGACATGACTTATGATGTATTCCTAATCAACTAGCTACTAACTAAACGGGCATAATTAAAAATCACACCTTTCGGTTGTTGGGCAATAGGTAATGATGATGACCAATAACCAGTTACCAGCCTTGAAGTTACGTTCTTGCTCAGCTAGTTGTTTCACCAAACATAGCAAAGCACTTCACCGCCTAAGCCTTGACGTCGGGCTTCGCGATCGGTCATGATGCCGCTAGAAGTCGAAATAATCGCAATACCGATGCCACCGAGTACGCGTGGTAACTCTTTGCGGTTCGAGTAAACGCGTAAACCTGGTTTGCTAATGCGCTTTAACGCAGTAATTAAAGGCTGGCGATTTTTACCTTTGTATTTGAGCGAGATAACTAAGTTACGTTTTACGCCTTCGCCTACCTCTTCAAAATCGGCGATAAACCCTTCGTCTTTTAATACTTGAGCAATGCTGCGGGTCATCTTTGTGGCTGGTATCTGTGTTGTCTGATGCCGCGCCATATTAGCATTGCGGATGCGCGTCAGCATATCTGCAATTGTGTCGTTAGCCGCCATCGTTTCCTCTTAATAAACTTTATTGATCCCGGAAAGGCATTCCCATTGCTGTGAGTAATGCGCGACCCTCTTCATCGTTTTTTGCTGTTGTGATAATGGAAATATCCATGCCTCGGATTTGGTCGATGCTGTCGTAATCAACTTCTGGAAAGATAAGTTGTTCGCGAACTCCAAGGGTGTAGTTACC from Chroococcidiopsis sp. TS-821 encodes:
- the rpsE gene encoding 30S ribosomal protein S5; amino-acid sequence: MATGGRRKSNRVKEKETNWQERVIQIRRVSKVVKGGKKLSFRAVVAVGNERGQVGIGVGKAGDVIGAVKKGVADGKKHLIDVPLTNSNSIPHPINGSGGGAKVIMRPAAPGTGVIAGGAVRTVLELAGVRNVLAKQLGSNNPLNNARAAVNALSTLRTFSEVAEERGIPIENLYA
- the rplR gene encoding 50S ribosomal protein L18, encoding MKLDRRESKKIRHRRIRGKVSGSPERPRLAVFRSHQHIYAQVIDDTQHHTLVAASSLEPTLKQSLKSGATCEASTEVGKLIAQRSLAKGISKVVFDRGGNLYHGRVKALAEAAREAGLDF
- the rpsH gene encoding 30S ribosomal protein S8, with product MAANDTIADMLTRIRNANMARHQTTQIPATKMTRSIAQVLKDEGFIADFEEVGEGVKRNLVISLKYKGKNRQPLITALKRISKPGLRVYSNRKELPRVLGGIGIAIISTSSGIMTDREARRQGLGGEVLCYVW
- the rplO gene encoding 50S ribosomal protein L15, with the protein product MRLTDPKPQAGSKKRRRRVGRGISAGQGASAGLGMRGQKARSGSSTRPGFEGGQQPLYRRIPKLKGFPIVNRKRYTTINVEKLASLPANTEVNLASLREAGILTAVQGPLKILGNGEINVPLRVQAAAFTKQAREKITAAGGNCEVLDSK
- the rplF gene encoding 50S ribosomal protein L6, yielding MSRIGKRPITIPAKVQVTIDGSQVTVKGPKGELSRELPSAVTIEQEGDTLLVKRKDDSRIARQMHGLSRTLVANMVDGVSQGFQRRLEIQGVGYRAAVQGRNLTLNVGYSHPVQIEPPEGIQLAVENNTNVIVSGFDKELVGNTAAKIRDVRPPEPYKGKGIRYAGEFVRRKAGKAGKK